One genomic window of Penaeus chinensis breed Huanghai No. 1 chromosome 35, ASM1920278v2, whole genome shotgun sequence includes the following:
- the LOC125044196 gene encoding acyl-CoA Delta-9 desaturase-like, with product MAPQAPEQTKASDLLEEEQPHHHHNLEEREIHIDLRKIYADLRNLDWSKVVWRNVTLFALLHIYSVYGMYLALFSVQWKTIAFSVVLYFMAALGITMGAHRLWSHRSFKASLPLRIMLATFQTIAFQNDIYEWARDHRVHHKYSETDADPHNARRGFFFSHMGWLMYRKHPSVIARGKGLDLTDLQNDKVVMFQRKFYLPLVVTSCFLLPTVIPWWYWDEHLVNALMVAGFLRYTIVLHITWFVNSLAHWVGTKPYDKSIYPSQNPMVAYLALGEGWHNYHHVFPWDYRTAELGGLVNYNITSLVIDFCYKIGLASDLKTVTPAMIERRIQRTGDGSYQQPVDAAK from the coding sequence ATGGCCCCTCAGGCCCCCGAACAGACCAAGGCATCGGACCTCCTGGAGGAGGAGCAGCcgcatcaccaccacaacctagAGGAGCGCGAAATTCATATAGATCTACGGAAAATTTACGCCGACCTTCGTAACCTGGACTGGTCCAAGGTGGTGTGGCGGAACGTGACGCTATTCGCCCTGCTGCACATTTACAGCGTGTATGGGATGTATCTGGCGCTGTTCTCGGTGCAGTGGAAGACCATCGCCTTTAGCGTGGTGCTGTACTTCATGGCGGCGCTCGGCATCACCATGGGCGCGCACCGCCTGTGGTCGCACCGCTCGTTCAAGGCGTCGCTGCCCCTCCGCATCATGCTCGCCACCTTCCAGACGATCGCCTTCCAGAACGACATCTACGAGTGGGCGCGCGACCACCGCGTCCACCACAAGTACAGCGAGACGGACGCCGACCCGCACAACGCCCGCCGCGGCTTCTTCTTCTCGCACATGGGCTGGCTCATGTACCGCAAGCACCCGAGCGTCATCGCTCGCGGCAAAGGGCTCGACCTGACCGACCTGCAGAATGACAAGGTGGTCATGTTCCAGCGCAAGTTCTACCTGCCGCTGGTGGTGACGTCGTGCTTCTTGCTGCCGACGGTGATCCCCTGGTGGTACTGGGACGAGCACCTGGTCAACGCCCTCATGGTGGCGGGCTTCCTGCGCTACACCATCGTGCTGCACATCACCTGGTTCGTGAACTCGCTGGCGCACTGGGTGGGCACCAAGCCCTACGACAAGAGCATCTACCCGTCGCAGAATCCGATGGTGGCCTACCTGGCGCTCGGCGAGGGCTGGCACAACTACCACCACGTCTTCCCCTGGGACTACCGCACGGCCGAACTCGGGGGCCTCGTCAACTACAACATCACCAGCCTCGTCATCGACTTCTGCTACAAGATCGGCCTCGCCTCCGACCTCAAAACCGTCACGCCCGCCATGATCGAGAGACGCATCCAGCGGACGGGCGACGGCTCGTACCAGCAGCCCGTGGACGCGGCGAAGTGA